The genomic region AGTCGGCACACACCCAACGGCGGCCGACGCAGGGAGCGAACGAGACGCCGGAGCCATCGAACGCGACACCCGATCCGTCGGCGCTGGCCGTCGACGGCGGAACGGCAGCCTCCGCGGTGAACGCGCCCGTCGATGACGCGTCGGTCGAATCGCCGGCAACTGGCGATGCGACCGCCGCGTCGTCGACCGATTCCGACGGCCGAGACCTCGCCGAGGAGCCCCCACACTCGAGCGAGCCGGTCGTCGAACTCGAGGGTGTCACGAAATCGTTCCGACGATCCGACGCGCTCCTCGACCGTCTCCTCGGATCGGACGACCGTATTCCGGCCGTCGAGGGCGTTTCGCTCGCGCTCTCACCCGGCGAGACCGTCGGGCTCGTCGGCGAGAGCGGCTGTGGGAAGACGACGCTCGCGAAACTGATCGCGGGCCTCGAGGAACCCGACGATGGGGCGGTCAGACTCCGCGGCCAGCGCGTTGGCGGCGTCGACGCGCGCACGAACGCACAGCTCGCCGAGCTCGGCGTCGTCTTCCAACATCCCGGTGCGAGTCTCGATCCGAAGCGGACGGTGGCCCAATCGATCGCGGAACCGCTGCTCGAGGCGGGCTGGTCGAAGTCCCGGCGCAACGACCGCGTCGCCGAGGTGCTCTCGCTGGTCGGTCTCGCCGCTGACTGCGCCGACCGGTATCCGAATCAACTGTCCGGCGGGCAGCGCCAGCGCGTCGCGATCGCCCGCGCGCTCGCACTCGAGCCGTCCGTGCTCGTGTTAGACGAGCCGACCGCCGCCCTCGATATCTCGGTTCAGGCGACGATCCTGAACCTGCTCACCGATCTGCAGGCAGACCTCGACCTCGCGTACCTGTTTATCTCTCACGACCTCGCGGTCGTTCGCCACGTCGCGGATCGGATCGCCGTGATGCACCACGGCCACTTCGTCGAAACGGGGCGCGCTCGCTCGGTCCTCTCGACGCCGTCACACCCCTATACGAAAACGCTGCTGGATGCGATTCCGGCCACCGACAACTTCCCACACAATGACACGTAACGGACGCCGTTCGATGGATCGCCGAACCGCACTGCAAACGACGCTCGGAACCGCGACGCTCGCCGTCGCCGGCTGTCTCTCGAGCGAACCCGCCGCGGCCGACTTCCGGATCGGCGGCCCGTGGAAACCGAACCGGGACCCCCTCGACGGCGGCAGCATGCTCCGTCGGCTCGGCATCACCGAGGCACTGGTCGGCGTCGATTACGACGCCGCTCCGGCTCCCGAACTGGCGACCGAGTGGGAGCGACTCGACGACCGGCGATGGGAGTTTACGCTTCGGAACGATGTCACGTTTCACGACGGAACCGCCGTCGACGCAGCGGCCGCCGTCGCCTCGCTTCGCCGGGCCGTCGACGCCGCCGCGTTCGCGGACGTCCCGATCGAGACCGTCAAAGCGGTCGACGAAACCACCGTCGCCGTGACGACGGCGACACCGTTCACTCCGCTGCCGGCACATCTCTCGCGAAACGAAGCGGTGATCCTCAGTCCCGAGGCGATCGACGCGGACGGCGCGGTCACTGACCTGCTCAGCACCGGCCCGTTCGCCGTCGATTCGTTCCAGCCCGAAACGTCGATCCGAACCGTCTCTCACGACTACTACGGGGAGTCGCCCGCCCTCGAGTCCGTTCGCTACGAGGTCGTCGCAGACGAGCAGACGCGCCGGATGAAACTCGAGAACGGCGAACTCGAGATGGCGCGAATTCTCCCCTACGAGATGGTTGACTCGCTCGAGTCGACCGACGGAATCGACGTTTACACGCCGGAAATCCCTCGGATTCGGTTTCTCACGTTCGACACCGACTCGGAGCCGTTCGCCGACGAACGGGTTCGGCGGGCCGTCTCCCTTGCGATCGACCGGGAGACGATCACTGAATCGCTCCTCAGTGGGATCTGCAATCCCGCTGTGTCCCCGTTTTCCCCGTCGATCACGGAATGGGCGAACCCGGATCTCGACCGGAATCCGTACGATCCGAGTCGGGCTCGGTCGTTGCTCTCTGACGCCGGGTGGACCGACGGCTCTAGCGGGACCCGAACCCGCGACGGCACGACGCTTTCCGTCGAATTCCTCACGTTCGACGACAGAAACCTCCCGATCATCGCCGAAGTGATGCAGGACCACCTTGCCGATGTCGGGATCGATGTCGACGTGACGGTCCTCGAGTACAGCGCGATGACTGATCGAGTCGGCCAGCGTTCCTTCGACGCCTATTTCACGTCGTGGGGCACCCTCTGGTACCCCGACCCCGACCGGCTCTCCCAGATGGTCCACTCGAGGGCGGCGACGTTACATCACGGCTACGAGAACGATCGCGTCGATACGCTCCTCGAGGACGCGCGGGCAGTCGACGACAACGCGGCCCGGCGGGAACGCTACCACGAGATCCAGTCGATAATCGCCCACGAAGCTCCGATCGCGGCCATCACCGATTCCACCACCGTCATCGCGAC from Natrinema versiforme harbors:
- a CDS encoding ABC transporter ATP-binding protein produces the protein MTNSLQIEDLHVRFRTRSNTVHAVNGASFEIKPGETVGLVGESGCGKSVTARSIVRLESPGEITDGSVRYGGHELTTADDRTLRRLRGRELAMVFQDPSATLNPVYPIGEQIAEALRIHREPDRQPLLKELALGASSRLRSTALRSDVLELMETVGIPRPDERIDAYPHQFSGGMRQRAMLAIALARRPSLLIADEPTTGLDATTQAAILERLAELNGERGMGMLVISHDFDVVSALCDRVVVMYDGVIVERGPTDELRSDPAHPYTKALLECLPSRAEPDSQLPTVEGTPPDGTAPSAGCAFADRCPFATDDCRERDPPVVSAGPERTVRCGVSAARDASLESAHTQRRPTQGANETPEPSNATPDPSALAVDGGTAASAVNAPVDDASVESPATGDATAASSTDSDGRDLAEEPPHSSEPVVELEGVTKSFRRSDALLDRLLGSDDRIPAVEGVSLALSPGETVGLVGESGCGKTTLAKLIAGLEEPDDGAVRLRGQRVGGVDARTNAQLAELGVVFQHPGASLDPKRTVAQSIAEPLLEAGWSKSRRNDRVAEVLSLVGLAADCADRYPNQLSGGQRQRVAIARALALEPSVLVLDEPTAALDISVQATILNLLTDLQADLDLAYLFISHDLAVVRHVADRIAVMHHGHFVETGRARSVLSTPSHPYTKTLLDAIPATDNFPHNDT
- a CDS encoding ABC transporter substrate-binding protein — protein: MDRRTALQTTLGTATLAVAGCLSSEPAAADFRIGGPWKPNRDPLDGGSMLRRLGITEALVGVDYDAAPAPELATEWERLDDRRWEFTLRNDVTFHDGTAVDAAAAVASLRRAVDAAAFADVPIETVKAVDETTVAVTTATPFTPLPAHLSRNEAVILSPEAIDADGAVTDLLSTGPFAVDSFQPETSIRTVSHDYYGESPALESVRYEVVADEQTRRMKLENGELEMARILPYEMVDSLESTDGIDVYTPEIPRIRFLTFDTDSEPFADERVRRAVSLAIDRETITESLLSGICNPAVSPFSPSITEWANPDLDRNPYDPSRARSLLSDAGWTDGSSGTRTRDGTTLSVEFLTFDDRNLPIIAEVMQDHLADVGIDVDVTVLEYSAMTDRVGQRSFDAYFTSWGTLWYPDPDRLSQMVHSRAATLHHGYENDRVDTLLEDARAVDDNAARRERYHEIQSIIAHEAPIAAITDSTTVIATAAEVTGYTAHPTELRYGLESISLRNE